TCGCGGCGAAGTCGCGCTCCACGTGCGTCGGGTCGAAAGGGCCTGCGCCGATCCGGAACATTCGCTCGCCGAGGATCGGCACCGGCGTGTGGAAGCGCTCGATGTCCGCCGAAGCGCCAGGCAACGGCGGCGAGCTGCGCAGCCAGGTCGCGTCGTGGCGGGCGAGGGCCGCGCGATAGGCGAAGCGAAGCAGGCCCGCGCAGTCGTGTTGCGCCGTGTCCCAGCGTGGATCCGGCGCCTGAGCTTGCGCCTCGGCGACGAGCGCGAACCACTCCAGGAACGCGGCGCGATCCGCGTGCGTCACCAGCTCGGCTGCGTCGGGATAGCCGTCGCCATCGCGATCGGCCACGTCCAGCGCGGTCGGCGCAGGCGCAAGCAACGCGAGGCCAAGGAGCGC
This DNA window, taken from Deltaproteobacteria bacterium, encodes the following:
- a CDS encoding DUF1175 family protein, producing the protein MKWLCALLGLALLAPAPTALDVADRDGDGYPDAAELVTHADRAAFLEWFALVAEAQAQAPDPRWDTAQHDCAGLLRFAYRAALARHDATWLRSSPPLPGASADIERFHTPVPILGERMFRIGAGPFDPTHVERDFAASATAERLVRGSARPLRSNESPARGDVLLYGELGRGVSHAMIYLGNGRVVYHTGPREHDAGEVRVTTLDALRQHPDPTWRPDAANPAFQGYFRWRIVGPGAAP